A stretch of the Planktothricoides raciborskii GIHE-MW2 genome encodes the following:
- a CDS encoding Rpn family recombination-promoting nuclease/putative transposase → MRRDSIFYKIFQQAPSLLFDLLANPPENASAYRFDSVAVKEPKFEIDGVFLPPDGNPGMIYFCEVQFQKDERLYERLFGEAFLYFYRNRDRYSNWQAVVIYPSRSIEQSDIQPYQALLNSHQVHRVYTPVALLGETPRPHWLLNELGDIRQSPLGIALMVLTILKEEQAPVEARYLLERVKTEVASAETSRDIIDTIATIMVYKFTKLSRREVEAMLGLRLEETQVYREAKEEGILQGLVQGRQEGRQEGRQEGRQEGQQQEAANLVRRQLRRRLGNLSDAMTNRISNLPLSVLEDLSEALLDFSSLDDLSAWLESH, encoded by the coding sequence ATGCGGCGAGACTCCATATTTTACAAAATATTCCAACAAGCCCCCAGCCTGTTATTTGACCTCCTGGCAAATCCCCCGGAAAATGCCAGTGCCTACCGCTTTGACTCCGTAGCGGTCAAAGAACCAAAATTTGAAATTGATGGGGTATTTCTGCCCCCGGATGGCAATCCGGGCATGATTTATTTTTGCGAGGTACAATTTCAGAAAGATGAACGGTTATACGAGCGTCTATTCGGGGAAGCGTTTCTGTATTTCTATCGAAATCGCGATCGCTACTCCAACTGGCAAGCGGTAGTGATTTATCCATCACGCAGTATTGAACAGAGTGATATTCAGCCCTATCAAGCACTGCTCAACTCGCACCAAGTGCATCGAGTTTACACGCCAGTTGCTCTACTTGGGGAAACCCCAAGACCGCACTGGCTCCTAAATGAACTCGGTGATATTCGACAATCACCGTTAGGAATTGCTTTAATGGTGTTGACGATCTTAAAAGAAGAACAAGCACCCGTTGAAGCCAGATATTTGTTAGAACGAGTAAAAACCGAAGTTGCCTCAGCAGAAACAAGTCGCGACATCATAGATACGATCGCGACCATCATGGTCTATAAATTCACTAAATTAAGTCGGCGGGAGGTAGAAGCCATGCTCGGACTGCGATTAGAAGAAACCCAAGTTTATCGCGAAGCCAAAGAAGAAGGAATTCTTCAAGGACTGGTTCAAGGTCGCCAAGAAGGTCGCCAAGAAGGTCGCCAAGAAGGTCGCCAAGAGGGACAACAACAGGAAGCGGCTAATCTAGTTCGGCGTCAATTGCGGCGTCGTTTGGGAAATTTATCGGATGCGATGACAAATCGCATTTCCAACCTACCCCTATCGGTGTTGGAAGATTTAAGCGAGGCGTTATTAGATTTTAGCAGTCTGGATGATTTATCCGCTTGGTTAGAAAGCCATTAA
- a CDS encoding NYN domain-containing protein → MLNHVAIYWDLQNVRLKSQGKSRDQVAIYWDWQNVHFKSQGKFRDKVIALVEFAKKLGSVKVMNVYAHWRKETPLVEDTFDDLDFKCRNVPASKAKKNNADKKLIKDCQEDISSNPHISTVILLSKDGDFVPLVRELKAAGKKVILISDSDKTTNQKLKNMVDEFYTLSKSEAGFSPLNVAA, encoded by the coding sequence ATGTTAAATCATGTAGCTATCTACTGGGATTTGCAGAATGTCCGCCTTAAATCCCAAGGTAAATCCAGAGATCAAGTAGCTATCTACTGGGATTGGCAGAATGTTCACTTTAAATCCCAAGGTAAATTCAGAGATAAAGTTATAGCTTTAGTGGAATTTGCTAAAAAACTTGGGTCAGTGAAGGTTATGAATGTCTACGCACATTGGCGTAAAGAAACTCCTCTAGTCGAGGACACTTTCGACGATTTGGATTTTAAATGTCGTAACGTTCCTGCTAGTAAAGCTAAAAAAAATAATGCTGACAAAAAATTAATAAAGGATTGCCAGGAAGATATTAGCAGTAATCCACACATATCAACGGTTATTTTGCTTTCAAAAGATGGTGATTTCGTTCCATTAGTGCGGGAGCTAAAAGCGGCTGGTAAAAAAGTAATTCTGATATCTGATTCAGACAAAACTACAAACCAAAAGCTCAAAAACATGGTCGATGAATTTTACACTTTAAGTAAAAGTGAAGCCGGGTTTAGCCCTTTAAACGTGGCAGCCTAA
- the rnc gene encoding ribonuclease III: MHELLNFKDEKLLRQALTHRSYTNESFGELHNERLEFLGDALLTFISGEYLYCRYPEMAEDEMTRRRSALVDEKQLAKFAMEVGLDFRMRLGRGMIQNGGFQSPNLLSSTFEAVVGAYYLDHDRKMEVLRPIIEELFDSVPATTVEIRSNIDSKNRFQEWVQTTFGSVLPKYVTERIGGPDHAPEYLSTVFVNDKSYGKGKACGKKEAEKKAAENALSELKKQGLI, translated from the coding sequence ATGCATGAATTGTTAAATTTTAAAGATGAAAAGCTCTTGCGACAGGCTTTGACTCATCGTTCTTATACTAATGAAAGTTTTGGGGAACTACATAATGAACGCCTAGAGTTTTTAGGGGATGCTCTATTAACCTTTATTAGTGGCGAGTATCTCTACTGTCGTTATCCGGAAATGGCAGAAGATGAAATGACTCGACGGCGATCGGCATTAGTTGATGAAAAACAACTCGCTAAGTTTGCGATGGAAGTAGGGTTAGACTTTAGAATGCGTCTCGGAAGAGGCATGATTCAAAATGGGGGATTTCAAAGTCCTAATTTATTGAGTAGCACTTTTGAGGCAGTGGTTGGAGCCTATTATTTAGATCACGATCGCAAGATGGAGGTACTTCGTCCAATTATCGAAGAGTTATTTGATTCTGTACCTGCCACCACTGTTGAAATCCGTTCTAACATCGATTCCAAAAATAGATTTCAAGAGTGGGTACAAACAACCTTTGGATCTGTACTGCCCAAATATGTCACCGAACGAATTGGCGGACCCGATCATGCCCCCGAATACCTGTCTACAGTTTTTGTCAATGATAAATCCTATGGAAAAGGCAAAGCTTGTGGCAAGAAAGAAGCGGAAAAAAAAGCCGCTGAAAATGCTCTATCTGAGCTTAAAAAACAAGGGTTGATTTAA
- a CDS encoding peptidylprolyl isomerase produces the protein MTDLFQVGNRVIQGEQIPMLLKRYQLMPQFLRGIVLDTAIADIPLTEEERIRAIEDLAVQQKLTSPEARQAWLKSQGLTPAEMEDLATHPVRVEKFKQTTWSSKVESYFMERKMFLDQVIYSLIRVQDQGLAYELYFRIQEGEAKFADLAREYSKGPESRTGGLLGPVPVSQPHPRIGKLLSISQPGQLWPPQVLAEWFVIIRLEKFMPAQLDDAMRRRLIDELFETWLKEEVQKVISLQSVQPSATSGS, from the coding sequence ATGACTGACCTGTTCCAAGTTGGCAATCGAGTGATTCAGGGGGAGCAAATCCCCATGTTGTTAAAGCGGTATCAATTGATGCCGCAATTTTTGCGTGGCATAGTGCTAGATACAGCGATCGCCGATATCCCCCTGACGGAAGAAGAACGCATAAGGGCGATCGAAGACCTGGCCGTCCAGCAAAAACTCACATCACCGGAAGCCAGACAAGCTTGGCTAAAAAGTCAAGGGCTAACTCCCGCAGAAATGGAAGATTTAGCCACCCATCCGGTGCGAGTAGAAAAATTTAAGCAAACCACTTGGTCATCAAAAGTTGAATCCTATTTTATGGAACGGAAAATGTTCCTTGACCAAGTAATCTACTCCTTAATCCGGGTTCAAGACCAAGGACTAGCCTACGAACTGTATTTTCGGATTCAAGAAGGGGAAGCCAAATTTGCCGACCTTGCTCGGGAATACTCAAAAGGGCCGGAAAGTCGTACCGGAGGATTACTTGGCCCTGTTCCGGTCAGTCAACCTCATCCTCGGATTGGTAAACTCTTATCCATTAGTCAACCGGGTCAACTCTGGCCTCCGCAAGTTCTCGCCGAATGGTTTGTAATTATTAGATTAGAAAAATTTATGCCAGCGCAACTCGACGACGCCATGCGTCGGCGGTTAATCGATGAATTATTTGAAACATGGCTCAAAGAAGAGGTGCAAAAAGTCATCTCCTTGCAGTCTGTCCAGCCCTCAGCTACTTCCGGATCATGA
- a CDS encoding Rpn family recombination-promoting nuclease/putative transposase, whose translation MKTDSIFYQIFQQFPASFFELINRPASEATAYQFTSVELKQLAFRIDGVFLPKQEQSNQPFYLVEVQFQPDDSLYYRVFGELFLYLRQNQPPYPWRVVVIHPNRRIEREQDFQFAEMLELSRVSRIYLDELDDSDESLGIQILKLVIEPTENKAANRAKQLISGSQSQITSADMRRDFINLIETIIVYKLPQKSREEIAAMLGLSDLKQTRFYQEVFSEGKIEGKLEGKLEGKLEAVPNMISAGISVESIAHILDLPIETVRQIAGQTNESNS comes from the coding sequence ATGAAAACCGACAGCATCTTTTACCAAATATTTCAACAGTTCCCCGCCAGTTTCTTTGAACTGATCAACCGCCCTGCTAGTGAAGCAACGGCTTATCAATTTACTTCCGTCGAACTCAAACAACTGGCTTTTCGGATTGATGGGGTTTTTCTGCCCAAACAGGAACAGTCCAACCAACCTTTTTACCTAGTAGAAGTTCAATTTCAACCGGATGATAGTTTATATTATCGCGTTTTTGGAGAACTGTTTCTATATTTAAGACAGAATCAACCTCCCTATCCTTGGCGAGTGGTGGTGATTCATCCCAACCGCCGAATCGAACGCGAACAAGACTTTCAGTTTGCGGAAATGCTAGAATTAAGTCGGGTTTCGCGGATTTATCTCGATGAGTTAGATGACTCAGACGAATCCTTGGGAATTCAAATCTTGAAACTGGTCATCGAACCGACAGAAAATAAAGCCGCCAATCGCGCCAAACAGTTAATATCTGGCAGCCAATCTCAAATCACATCGGCAGATATGCGCCGAGACTTCATCAATTTAATCGAGACAATTATTGTGTACAAGTTACCGCAAAAAAGTCGGGAGGAAATTGCAGCCATGCTTGGATTAAGTGACTTAAAACAAACCAGATTCTATCAAGAGGTCTTTAGCGAAGGTAAAATCGAAGGCAAACTCGAAGGCAAACTCGAAGGCAAACTCGAAGCGGTTCCCAATATGATTTCGGCAGGAATTAGCGTAGAGTCGATCGCCCATATTTTAGATTTACCCATAGAAACAGTTCGCCAAATTGCCGGACAAACCAACGAATCTAATTCCTAG
- a CDS encoding calcium-binding protein, with protein MKIIVAIAHFFNPQGQGDYGCLKAGAESRISALREQITSFHQLFGKFQESTDYGEQRILPANRCETREVTMVICTTQDYHVLPQLSLGAKLWHHYGTNVQPMLLGFECQRILRESLGAYDYYCFMEDDLILHDPDFFTKLKWFNQQVGDRHLLQPNRYEISVNDYIKKTYIDPELAEKLTARFQNIREQPQLTGTVMGNPVTFRRTGNPHAGCYFLNAQQMAYWAQQPYFADRDTSFIGPLESAATLGIMRTFKIYKPAPQNANFLEIQHFGNLWSQKILNLIPRTNS; from the coding sequence ATGAAAATTATCGTTGCGATCGCCCATTTTTTTAATCCTCAAGGTCAAGGAGATTATGGCTGCCTAAAAGCCGGGGCAGAATCTCGGATTTCCGCATTAAGGGAACAAATCACCTCTTTTCATCAATTATTTGGTAAATTTCAGGAGTCTACCGACTATGGGGAACAACGAATTTTACCGGCAAATCGATGTGAAACTCGTGAAGTCACGATGGTGATTTGCACCACCCAAGATTACCATGTTTTACCTCAATTGTCTCTGGGGGCAAAACTTTGGCATCATTATGGGACAAATGTTCAACCGATGCTGTTGGGTTTTGAATGTCAAAGGATTCTCAGAGAAAGTTTAGGGGCTTATGATTATTATTGTTTTATGGAGGATGATTTAATCTTACATGACCCGGATTTTTTTACAAAACTGAAATGGTTTAATCAACAAGTCGGCGATCGCCATCTTCTGCAACCCAACCGCTATGAAATTTCTGTCAACGACTACATTAAAAAAACCTACATCGATCCCGAATTAGCGGAAAAGCTGACCGCCCGGTTCCAGAATATTCGCGAACAACCCCAATTAACGGGTACAGTGATGGGCAACCCCGTTACTTTTCGCAGAACGGGCAACCCTCATGCCGGTTGCTATTTTTTGAATGCTCAACAAATGGCTTATTGGGCGCAACAACCCTATTTTGCCGATCGCGATACCAGCTTTATTGGCCCGTTGGAAAGTGCCGCCACTTTAGGAATTATGCGAACCTTTAAAATTTACAAGCCTGCTCCCCAAAATGCTAATTTCCTAGAAATTCAACATTTTGGCAACCTCTGGAGTCAAAAAATTCTCAATTTAATCCCTAGAACAAATTCTTGA
- a CDS encoding type I secretion system permease/ATPase translates to MTTTISQSQIPDFLAQTTPFERLNQNQLNTLASKCQLLRYRPGQPVFEREKMPTQIVIIYEGKARQLAYDQRKQSLVSLRLVSSGEILGWVSLIRGVASDTIIASTDTIAITLPADEFLDFVKSHSTVRDYFQTHISETEVFELLALELQRRADSLTNLKDLTLKLTPEATAVNFPNGNVDLAKLDPEYLWFVSQGNLGDFNAGKLLLCDRTQQKKLPSNGGVRLIGVPFALISQSLTPEVAEITDSEVTDQAGGAFAPVDRPVEIPYAPDRPPEPEFDPNAPRPKYPFVRGSGKIDAPLACFEMLAKQSGLRIRKDLLRRVLKDQLATTGRLTLQACGGVAASMGLNPQLVGIPPNLIGRLKAPAMIRWKDSFALLFDINQRELVMAIPEKGIVRKKPEKFAEECDAENGQIQVLLLQKLDTENKEKFNFWWFLPELAKYKGTLFQVFLASFFVQLMGLANPLLTQVIIDKVIGQRSLDTLNVLGVLMVGVALFEGLLTGLRTYLFVDTTNRIDLSLSSQVIDHLLRLPLDYFDKRRVGELAGRVGELERIRQFMTGTALTVVLDAVFSVIYIAVMLSYSLLMTAVALVTVPLFTVLILLVSPLVQRLLRYRAERYADAQSYLVEVLSGIQTVKAQTIELSSRWSWYERYARYVSAGFDTVKTQTTAGSISGFLNKLSSLLLLWVGATLVLNNDMTLGELIAFRIIASNVTGSLLRFVQVWQTFQETAMSVERLRDILEAHPEADEADRHNIPLPEIHGAVRFEDISFRFTKNGPLNLVNVNLDFEAGQFVGIVGQSGSGKSTLMKLVQRLYEPASGRIFIDSYDIAKVELYSLRRQIGVVLQDTLLFNGSVQDNIALTNPDATTDEVVAAAKTAVAHDFIMSLPNGYNTIVGERGSSLSGGQRQRIAIARTILQNPHLLILDEATSALDYRSEREVCDNLRKAFKGRTVFFITHRLQTVKEADVILMMDQGSVVEQGKHDELMALKGFYYCLYQQQESQM, encoded by the coding sequence ATGACCACAACCATTTCACAATCCCAAATTCCTGACTTCCTAGCGCAAACGACGCCGTTTGAGCGACTCAACCAGAATCAATTAAATACCCTAGCTTCCAAATGCCAGCTATTACGCTATCGCCCTGGTCAACCAGTCTTTGAACGGGAAAAAATGCCCACTCAAATAGTGATTATCTACGAGGGCAAAGCAAGACAGTTAGCCTACGACCAACGAAAACAATCCCTGGTCAGCTTGCGTTTGGTGAGTTCAGGAGAAATCCTGGGCTGGGTTTCCTTAATTCGCGGCGTGGCCTCAGATACCATCATCGCTTCTACGGACACGATCGCCATCACCCTACCAGCAGATGAGTTTTTAGATTTTGTCAAATCTCACTCAACGGTGAGGGACTATTTTCAAACCCACATATCAGAAACCGAAGTCTTTGAACTGCTGGCGCTGGAATTACAGCGACGAGCGGATAGTCTCACGAATTTAAAAGATTTAACCCTCAAACTGACTCCAGAAGCCACAGCAGTGAATTTCCCCAACGGCAATGTGGATCTAGCCAAACTCGATCCAGAATACCTGTGGTTCGTCAGTCAAGGCAACCTGGGAGACTTTAACGCCGGTAAGCTACTGTTATGCGATCGCACTCAGCAAAAAAAACTCCCCAGTAATGGTGGGGTTCGGTTGATTGGCGTGCCATTTGCGCTGATTTCCCAATCCTTAACCCCAGAGGTGGCGGAAATTACCGACTCAGAGGTGACAGACCAAGCGGGAGGGGCTTTTGCTCCTGTAGATCGCCCTGTAGAAATTCCTTACGCTCCAGACCGACCCCCGGAACCGGAATTTGACCCCAACGCCCCGCGCCCGAAATATCCCTTTGTCCGGGGCAGTGGCAAAATTGACGCGCCCTTAGCTTGCTTTGAAATGCTGGCCAAACAATCCGGCCTCCGCATCCGTAAAGATTTATTACGCCGCGTCCTCAAAGATCAACTGGCCACCACCGGACGTTTAACCCTGCAAGCTTGTGGAGGTGTTGCCGCCAGCATGGGCTTGAATCCGCAACTGGTAGGCATTCCGCCCAACTTAATCGGCAGACTCAAAGCCCCAGCGATGATTCGCTGGAAAGATAGCTTTGCCCTGTTATTTGACATTAATCAGCGGGAACTGGTGATGGCCATTCCCGAAAAAGGCATCGTCCGCAAAAAACCCGAAAAATTTGCCGAAGAATGTGACGCTGAAAACGGCCAAATCCAAGTATTGCTATTGCAAAAACTGGATACGGAAAACAAAGAAAAATTCAACTTCTGGTGGTTTTTACCAGAATTAGCCAAATACAAAGGCACCTTATTCCAAGTCTTTTTGGCCTCATTTTTCGTGCAGTTGATGGGTTTGGCTAACCCACTGCTGACCCAGGTCATTATTGATAAGGTCATCGGTCAAAGAAGTTTAGACACCCTGAATGTCTTGGGGGTGTTAATGGTCGGGGTGGCGTTGTTTGAAGGCTTGCTGACCGGATTACGCACCTACTTATTTGTCGATACCACCAACCGCATTGACCTAAGTCTCAGTTCTCAGGTCATCGATCATTTATTGCGACTGCCGTTAGATTATTTCGACAAACGACGAGTCGGCGAACTCGCCGGTCGGGTGGGAGAACTGGAAAGAATTCGCCAATTTATGACCGGCACCGCTTTAACCGTGGTACTCGATGCGGTATTCTCGGTGATTTATATCGCCGTAATGCTTTCCTATAGCTTATTAATGACCGCCGTTGCTCTGGTGACGGTGCCATTATTTACCGTCTTAATCCTGCTGGTTTCTCCCCTGGTGCAGCGTTTATTGCGCTATCGCGCCGAGCGTTATGCCGATGCTCAGTCCTATTTGGTGGAGGTGCTATCAGGGATTCAAACCGTGAAAGCCCAAACCATTGAGTTAAGTTCTCGCTGGAGTTGGTACGAGCGCTATGCTCGGTATGTGAGTGCGGGATTTGATACGGTGAAAACCCAAACCACTGCTGGTTCTATTAGTGGCTTTTTGAACAAGCTTTCTAGTTTGTTGCTGCTGTGGGTGGGGGCAACCTTGGTGTTAAATAACGACATGACCTTGGGTGAGTTGATCGCTTTCCGCATTATTGCCTCTAACGTGACTGGATCTTTGTTGCGATTTGTCCAGGTGTGGCAGACTTTCCAAGAAACCGCCATGTCCGTGGAACGACTGCGAGATATTCTAGAAGCCCACCCAGAAGCCGATGAAGCCGATCGCCACAATATCCCTCTGCCAGAAATTCATGGGGCGGTGAGATTTGAGGATATTTCTTTCCGTTTTACCAAAAATGGCCCATTAAACTTGGTCAACGTGAATCTGGACTTTGAAGCGGGTCAGTTTGTGGGAATTGTCGGTCAGAGTGGTTCCGGCAAAAGTACCTTGATGAAGCTGGTGCAGCGTCTTTATGAACCGGCCAGTGGACGGATTTTTATTGATAGTTACGATATTGCTAAGGTAGAGTTGTATTCTCTGCGGCGGCAAATTGGGGTCGTCCTTCAAGATACTTTGCTGTTTAATGGCTCGGTACAGGACAATATTGCCCTAACTAATCCCGATGCCACCACCGATGAAGTGGTGGCAGCGGCAAAAACTGCGGTGGCTCACGATTTTATTATGAGTTTGCCTAATGGTTATAACACCATTGTCGGTGAACGGGGTTCATCTTTGTCTGGGGGTCAACGACAACGGATTGCGATCGCCCGCACAATATTGCAAAATCCTCACCTGCTGATTTTGGAC
- the menB gene encoding 1,4-dihydroxy-2-naphthoyl-CoA synthase — MQTVQWQTVKTYEDILYHKFDGMAKITINRPEKRNAFRPKTVFELYDAFCDAREDSQIGVVLFTGAGPHTDGKYAFCSGGDQSVRGEAGYIDDAGVPRLNVLDLQRLIRSMPKVVIALVAGYAIGGGHVLHLICDLTIAADNAIFGQTGPKVGSFDGGFGSSYLARIVGQKKAREIWFLCRQYDADQALQMGLVNCVVPIDRLEAEGIQWATEILQKSPIAIRCLKAAFNADCDGQAGLQELAGNATLLYYMTEEGREGKQAFLEKRPPDFRSFPWLP, encoded by the coding sequence ATGCAAACAGTCCAATGGCAAACCGTCAAAACTTATGAAGACATCCTCTATCACAAGTTTGACGGCATGGCTAAAATCACGATTAATCGTCCCGAAAAACGGAATGCTTTTCGCCCGAAAACCGTCTTTGAGTTATACGATGCTTTTTGCGATGCCCGCGAAGACTCCCAAATCGGCGTGGTTCTGTTTACCGGGGCCGGGCCGCATACCGATGGCAAATATGCTTTTTGTTCCGGGGGCGATCAAAGTGTCCGGGGAGAAGCCGGTTATATCGATGATGCCGGAGTTCCCCGGTTGAATGTGCTGGATTTACAACGGCTAATTCGTTCCATGCCCAAAGTTGTGATTGCTTTGGTCGCGGGTTATGCGATCGGCGGCGGTCATGTGCTGCATCTGATTTGTGATTTAACCATTGCTGCCGATAATGCCATTTTTGGTCAGACCGGGCCAAAAGTTGGCAGCTTTGATGGCGGATTTGGTTCGAGTTATTTAGCCCGCATCGTCGGTCAGAAAAAAGCCCGGGAAATCTGGTTTTTGTGTCGTCAATATGATGCTGACCAAGCGCTACAAATGGGTTTGGTCAACTGTGTAGTACCCATAGATCGGCTAGAAGCGGAAGGCATTCAGTGGGCTACGGAAATTCTGCAAAAAAGCCCGATCGCCATTCGTTGTCTGAAAGCGGCTTTTAATGCGGACTGCGACGGTCAAGCGGGACTCCAAGAATTAGCGGGCAATGCCACCTTACTTTATTACATGACCGAAGAAGGTCGAGAAGGAAAACAAGCATTCCTGGAAAAACGCCCCCCGGATTTTCGGTCTTTTCCCTGGTTGCCCTAA
- the bchL gene encoding ferredoxin:protochlorophyllide reductase (ATP-dependent) iron-sulfur ATP-binding protein, translating to MKLAVYGKGGIGKSTTSCNISVALAKRGKKVLQIGCDPKHDSTFTLTGYLIPTIIDTLQEKDFHYEDIWPEDVIYKGYGGVDCVEAGGPPAGAGCGGYVVGETVKLLKELNAFDEYDVILFDVLGDVVCGGFAAPLNYADYCLIVTDNGFDALFAANRIAASVREKARTHPLRLAGLIGNRTSKRDLIDKYVESVPMPVLEILPLIEDIRVSRVKGKTLFEMADADPSLDYVCDYYLNIADQILALPEGVVPNDSPDRELFSLLSDFYLNPTKGAIAAEEELDLMMV from the coding sequence GTGAAACTCGCAGTTTACGGAAAAGGTGGCATCGGCAAATCTACAACAAGCTGTAATATCTCCGTCGCCCTCGCCAAACGGGGTAAAAAAGTGCTGCAAATTGGCTGTGACCCGAAACATGACAGCACCTTCACCCTCACGGGATATCTCATTCCCACCATTATTGACACCCTTCAAGAAAAAGACTTTCACTATGAAGACATCTGGCCGGAAGATGTGATCTATAAAGGTTATGGGGGCGTAGACTGCGTAGAAGCTGGTGGCCCGCCCGCTGGTGCCGGTTGCGGTGGCTATGTGGTCGGGGAAACCGTCAAACTGCTCAAAGAACTCAACGCCTTTGATGAATATGATGTGATCTTATTTGATGTCCTCGGTGACGTGGTATGTGGTGGCTTTGCTGCACCTCTCAACTATGCAGACTACTGCTTAATCGTCACGGACAATGGCTTTGACGCTTTGTTTGCCGCTAACCGCATTGCCGCTTCCGTGCGGGAAAAAGCCCGGACTCACCCCCTGCGACTGGCTGGACTGATTGGCAACCGCACTTCTAAGCGTGATTTAATTGACAAATATGTGGAATCTGTCCCCATGCCTGTGTTGGAAATTTTGCCTCTGATTGAAGATATCCGCGTGTCGCGAGTCAAAGGCAAGACCTTGTTTGAAATGGCAGACGCGGACCCATCCTTAGATTATGTTTGTGACTATTACCTGAATATTGCCGATCAAATCTTGGCGCTGCCAGAGGGTGTGGTGCCTAATGATTCTCCCGATCGCGAATTATTCTCTTTATTGTCAGATTTTTACCTCAACCCCACCAAAGGGGCGATCGCGGCAGAGGAAGAACTAGACTTGATGATGGTCTAG
- a CDS encoding DciA family protein has product MDFKSLDQLLKNVAGLPIAQKIKEHQQLLQAWEQAVGPAIAKVTRPIAIDRDILSIATASAVLAQDLTFKRRQILVKLNPHLPTPVRDIRFSAQKWTETQTSNGRSPLTEPQTLLQQHPSRIHPPTEQIISAQNTPTATPQQAFQAWANRIQNQSKNWPLCPQCQCPTPPGEIEHWTVCGICAVKQMKP; this is encoded by the coding sequence ATGGATTTTAAATCTCTCGATCAACTATTAAAGAATGTGGCGGGTCTACCGATCGCCCAAAAAATCAAAGAACATCAACAATTACTTCAAGCTTGGGAGCAAGCGGTTGGCCCGGCGATCGCCAAAGTCACTCGTCCGATCGCCATTGACCGAGACATTTTATCTATTGCCACCGCTTCTGCCGTCTTAGCCCAAGACCTCACCTTTAAACGGCGACAAATTTTAGTCAAATTAAATCCCCACCTTCCCACTCCGGTTCGGGATATTCGCTTTTCGGCCCAAAAGTGGACTGAAACACAAACCAGTAATGGGCGATCGCCTCTCACTGAACCGCAAACTTTATTACAGCAACATCCCAGTCGGATCCATCCCCCCACGGAGCAAATCATCTCCGCTCAAAATACCCCAACTGCAACCCCCCAGCAAGCCTTTCAAGCCTGGGCAAATCGGATCCAGAACCAATCAAAAAATTGGCCCCTTTGTCCCCAATGCCAATGTCCCACCCCACCGGGAGAAATCGAACATTGGACAGTCTGTGGCATTTGTGCGGTCAAACAAATGAAGCCATAA